From a region of the Chitinophaga caseinilytica genome:
- a CDS encoding PmoA family protein gives MAKPCYVLCCMALLLGHGASSQVVAHITVKAGAVNRHQTIIQVPFDAEPGRVYRLVSVENGKKVEQNVQQEDGQIAWQLRGDLPAGTERTFDLVLLKGKVDVPLNKRQITYKEEDGGYTISRGEHPVLHYRTAIMEPPTGADTAFRRGGFIHPAFTPQGKSLTNIHPKDHFHHLGIWSPWTDTEFEGKTVDFWNLKKRSGTVRPVSSPQNSLTAGNVFGGFRQMQDHIVIGNPDRTAMTELLEIKVYNTADDHFVWDYNSTLQCASAAPITLNEYRYGGGFAIRGAEEWNNANSKVLTSEGKDRKQADGSLARWFIVQGALKAGNGGLLVLSCPQNFNSPQPLRVWPENDQGGQVFANFSPTKNKPWPLVPGQSYAQRYRIVTFDGELTAAQAEAYWNDYAFPPEVTVVPVSRPVSRR, from the coding sequence ATGGCGAAACCGTGTTATGTCCTTTGCTGCATGGCCCTTTTGCTCGGCCACGGGGCTTCTTCGCAAGTGGTGGCGCACATCACCGTGAAAGCGGGGGCCGTAAACCGTCACCAGACGATCATCCAGGTGCCGTTTGACGCGGAGCCGGGTAGGGTGTACCGCCTGGTGAGCGTGGAAAACGGGAAGAAGGTGGAGCAAAACGTTCAGCAGGAAGACGGGCAGATCGCCTGGCAGCTGCGCGGCGATCTGCCGGCGGGCACAGAGCGCACGTTCGATCTTGTGCTGCTGAAAGGTAAGGTGGACGTGCCTTTGAACAAACGCCAAATCACATATAAGGAAGAAGACGGCGGTTATACCATTTCCCGCGGCGAGCACCCCGTCCTGCATTACCGCACCGCCATCATGGAGCCGCCGACCGGGGCCGATACGGCTTTCCGCCGCGGAGGCTTCATCCATCCCGCCTTTACGCCGCAAGGCAAATCGCTCACCAACATCCATCCCAAAGATCATTTCCATCACCTCGGCATCTGGAGCCCCTGGACAGACACTGAATTCGAAGGCAAAACGGTAGATTTCTGGAACCTGAAAAAACGCTCCGGCACCGTGCGCCCCGTTTCCTCCCCGCAGAATTCCCTGACCGCCGGCAACGTGTTCGGCGGATTCCGGCAAATGCAGGACCATATCGTGATCGGGAACCCCGATCGCACGGCCATGACCGAGCTGCTGGAAATAAAAGTCTACAACACGGCAGACGATCATTTCGTGTGGGACTACAATTCCACCCTCCAATGTGCGTCCGCCGCGCCGATCACGCTGAACGAATACCGCTATGGTGGTGGATTTGCCATCCGCGGGGCGGAAGAATGGAACAATGCGAACAGTAAAGTGCTGACGTCTGAAGGGAAAGACCGCAAGCAGGCGGATGGCTCGCTGGCGCGGTGGTTCATCGTGCAGGGCGCGCTGAAAGCCGGAAACGGCGGACTGCTCGTGCTTTCCTGTCCGCAGAACTTCAATTCCCCGCAACCCCTCCGCGTTTGGCCGGAAAACGACCAGGGTGGACAGGTTTTTGCGAACTTCAGTCCCACGAAAAACAAGCCCTGGCCCCTCGTGCCAGGCCAGTCATATGCACAACGCTATCGCATCGTTACGTTCGATGGTGAGTTGACGGCCGCGCAGGCCGAAGCGTACTGGAACGATTACGCCTTTCCGCCGGAAGTTACGGTAGTGCCTGTAAGCAGGCCCGTTTCGCGGAGGTAA